From one Candidatus Thioglobus sp. NP1 genomic stretch:
- a CDS encoding aspartate aminotransferase family protein, with protein MSKNTSESLFERGSKVLVEGVSSASRGPAAFGTTPRYMSHGEGSRLYDVDGREYIDWMMAFGALPLGHAHPKIIETVTKEIARGSHFATALEVEVEVAEILVNLLPHVDKVRFANTGTEAAMAAIRLARGHTGRRKIIKFEGHYHGWWDAVLINSNPQPITALGHPNSPIRIPDSSGMTEESWMDTIVVPWNDLDTLERAMALHGHDTACVVTEGVMSNMGVIAPKPGYLNRIEELCNKHGALFYLDETVTGFRVAAGGCAELYGLKPDIVTYGKALGGGVPMAAIGGSHEIMSGLEWGKVLHFGTHNAGRLALHICKTMLTTMLEDNQAGFVKIKDLGIKLTEEIQSISRKNTKHKMVCQGVNSMFQIFFTDQKEISNYRDFCRSVDRVKFRDFALKLFDKGIYMNPSATLHSLSSIIHNEKDIEVTARAIAETLDEMP; from the coding sequence ATGTCAAAAAATACATCAGAAAGCCTCTTTGAAAGAGGATCAAAAGTTCTAGTAGAAGGTGTTTCATCTGCATCTAGAGGTCCCGCTGCATTTGGTACAACCCCTAGATATATGTCACATGGAGAAGGCTCTAGATTATACGACGTAGATGGAAGGGAGTACATAGATTGGATGATGGCATTTGGAGCCCTTCCATTAGGTCATGCACATCCAAAAATTATTGAAACTGTTACAAAAGAAATTGCGCGGGGTAGTCATTTTGCAACCGCATTAGAAGTAGAGGTAGAAGTTGCCGAAATTTTAGTAAATTTACTTCCTCATGTTGACAAAGTAAGATTTGCCAACACAGGAACAGAGGCTGCAATGGCAGCTATTAGACTTGCACGAGGCCATACTGGTCGAAGAAAAATCATAAAATTTGAGGGTCATTATCATGGATGGTGGGACGCTGTATTAATTAATAGTAACCCTCAGCCAATTACTGCATTGGGACACCCTAACTCTCCAATAAGAATTCCAGATAGTTCTGGAATGACAGAAGAAAGCTGGATGGATACCATTGTTGTTCCATGGAATGACTTAGATACATTAGAAAGAGCAATGGCATTACATGGTCATGATACTGCTTGTGTTGTAACTGAAGGAGTTATGTCTAATATGGGAGTCATAGCACCAAAACCAGGATATCTTAATAGAATTGAAGAGCTTTGTAATAAGCATGGTGCTTTATTTTATTTAGATGAAACTGTTACTGGATTCAGAGTAGCTGCGGGAGGCTGTGCTGAACTTTATGGTTTAAAGCCTGATATTGTTACCTATGGTAAAGCTTTAGGTGGAGGGGTTCCAATGGCTGCTATAGGTGGGTCTCATGAAATAATGTCAGGACTAGAATGGGGGAAAGTTTTACATTTTGGAACACATAATGCAGGGCGATTAGCACTCCATATATGTAAAACTATGCTTACAACTATGTTGGAAGATAATCAAGCAGGTTTTGTAAAAATCAAAGATCTTGGTATTAAACTTACAGAAGAAATCCAGTCTATTTCTAGAAAAAATACTAAACATAAGATGGTATGTCAGGGCGTAAACTCTATGTTTCAAATATTTTTTACAGACCAAAAGGAAATATCTAATTACCGTGACTTTTGCAGAAGTGTTGACAGGGTAAAATTTCGTGATTTTGCGTTAAAACTTTTTGATAAAGGTATTTATATGAATCCTTCAGCTACCTTGCATTCTCTCTCTTCAATTATTCATAATGAAAAAGATATTGAGGTAACTGCTAGAGCAATAGCTGAAACACTTGATGAAATGCCATAA
- the aat gene encoding leucyl/phenylalanyl-tRNA--protein transferase, with protein MIEIPSNFWLNKADSPFPNVNSALNEPNGLIAIGGDLSIDRMLLAYENGIFPWYGEGEPILWYSPNPRMVITPDKLHVSKSLKKILLSSQFRVCIDMAFKDVILQCRTVKRPGQSGTWIDDEMVKSYCQLHELGYAHSYEVYKNDELVGGLYGVALGRVFFGESMFSLESNASKVAFAHLLQKSKYCLIDCQIESQHLESLGAFKMPRDLFIQQLKSFV; from the coding sequence GTGATTGAAATACCATCTAATTTTTGGCTGAATAAAGCTGACTCTCCATTCCCAAACGTAAATTCAGCCTTAAATGAGCCAAATGGTTTAATAGCCATAGGGGGTGATTTATCAATTGATAGAATGTTGCTTGCATATGAAAATGGTATATTTCCTTGGTATGGAGAAGGGGAGCCTATTCTTTGGTATTCTCCTAATCCAAGAATGGTAATAACACCAGATAAGCTTCATGTATCCAAAAGCCTAAAAAAAATACTTCTTTCTTCTCAATTTCGAGTGTGCATAGATATGGCTTTTAAAGATGTAATTTTACAATGCCGAACAGTTAAAAGGCCAGGCCAGTCTGGAACATGGATTGATGACGAAATGGTGAAGTCATATTGTCAGCTCCACGAGTTAGGATATGCCCACTCATATGAGGTTTATAAGAATGATGAGCTAGTAGGAGGGCTTTATGGGGTAGCTTTAGGGAGAGTTTTTTTTGGTGAATCAATGTTCTCGTTAGAAAGTAATGCTTCCAAAGTAGCTTTTGCCCATCTTCTTCAAAAATCTAAATATTGCTTAATTGATTGTCAAATTGAAAGTCAACATTTAGAGAGTTTAGGGGCATTCAAAATGCCTCGAGATTTGTTTATACAACAGCTTAAATCCTTTGTGTAA
- a CDS encoding lipoprotein — MKNLFKLTIIASILFTLAACGRMGPLIPWEGYVPCYDEIVPSKRSLSKLSDKELILKAVSSGHYTDIEFGGSDALNPDIPSYDKDLANKEELIEILIAPDSDSCPDSGESTASSN; from the coding sequence ATGAAAAATCTTTTTAAATTAACTATAATCGCATCAATTTTGTTCACTCTGGCTGCTTGTGGAAGAATGGGCCCTTTAATTCCTTGGGAAGGTTATGTCCCATGTTATGATGAGATAGTGCCTTCAAAGAGAAGCCTTTCAAAACTTTCTGATAAAGAATTAATACTAAAGGCTGTGAGTTCTGGGCATTATACTGACATTGAATTTGGTGGCAGTGATGCACTTAATCCTGATATACCAAGTTATGATAAGGATCTTGCAAACAAAGAAGAATTGATAGAGATTCTTATAGCGCCTGATTCAGACAGTTGCCCAGATTCTGGAGAATCAACGGCTAGTTCCAACTAG
- a CDS encoding DNA-3-methyladenine glycosylase, with protein sequence MSNPYYWQESIDYLTKIDPQLSKIFKEYSEYGISSRGEALETLMRSIVGQQISIQAAASVWSKLAKLIGNINPDKVLSASFEDLKSCGLSKQKTQYIINIAEHFKTKKITNHSYWDERSYQTIYDELITIKGIGPWTAEMFGMFYLLEKDIFPIKDIGIIRAMNQVYGNEGEALDLNEIIKIADKWKPYRSVACWFLWRSIDGEEVSY encoded by the coding sequence ATGTCTAATCCTTATTATTGGCAAGAATCTATAGATTATTTAACTAAGATTGATCCTCAACTTAGCAAAATTTTCAAAGAATATAGTGAGTATGGTATCTCATCCCGAGGTGAGGCACTAGAGACTCTTATGCGCTCTATTGTTGGTCAGCAAATATCAATCCAAGCAGCCGCAAGCGTCTGGAGTAAATTAGCTAAACTAATTGGAAATATTAATCCAGATAAGGTTCTTTCTGCGAGCTTTGAAGACTTAAAGTCCTGTGGACTATCTAAACAAAAAACTCAATATATTATAAATATTGCAGAACATTTTAAAACTAAGAAAATTACTAATCACTCATATTGGGATGAGCGCTCCTACCAAACCATATATGATGAACTTATCACTATCAAAGGGATTGGTCCGTGGACTGCAGAAATGTTTGGTATGTTTTACTTATTAGAGAAAGATATTTTTCCAATTAAAGACATAGGAATCATTAGAGCAATGAATCAAGTGTATGGAAATGAGGGTGAAGCATTAGATTTAAATGAAATTATCAAGATTGCAGATAAATGGAAACCCTATAGATCAGTAGCTTGTTGGTTTTTATGGAGATCAATAGATGGCGAAGAGGTTTCTTACTAG
- a CDS encoding phytanoyl-CoA dioxygenase family protein, with the protein METINPKIINISLNEDLVESFNKNGFLTLDKFIDLEYLEELRKRIEPLFKGEFETGIEPDEWNWKFGKDANDVTRQICNAWKSDNLIKQLVCNPIIGECVSKLMGWKGARLLQDNVLWKPPKGKSLLFHQDASYDDWIIPQTMVTCWIPLDDTNLENGTLEFVNGSHKWDLCPPSESFNAPDDYKKELKTYAKNNNKTLDITPVAIAAGGVSFHHGLTWHGSGLNNSQNHRRAIVAHCVPDDAKFHPSNFGGTGRIYRKYKMNNTDELNESFFPILWKNYK; encoded by the coding sequence ATGGAGACTATTAATCCTAAAATTATAAACATCTCTCTTAATGAAGATCTTGTAGAGAGTTTCAATAAAAATGGTTTTTTAACTCTAGATAAATTTATTGATTTAGAATATTTAGAAGAACTAAGAAAGAGAATTGAACCTCTTTTTAAAGGTGAGTTTGAAACTGGTATTGAGCCAGATGAATGGAACTGGAAGTTTGGAAAGGATGCAAATGATGTAACTCGTCAAATATGTAATGCTTGGAAATCAGATAATCTTATTAAGCAATTGGTATGTAACCCTATTATTGGTGAATGTGTTTCAAAACTAATGGGATGGAAGGGTGCAAGATTATTGCAAGACAATGTTTTATGGAAGCCTCCCAAAGGAAAGTCACTTTTATTTCATCAAGATGCATCTTATGATGACTGGATAATTCCTCAGACAATGGTTACATGCTGGATTCCATTAGATGATACTAATTTGGAAAATGGTACTCTAGAATTTGTAAATGGTTCCCATAAATGGGATTTATGCCCCCCCTCAGAATCTTTTAATGCTCCAGATGACTATAAAAAAGAATTAAAAACTTATGCAAAAAATAATAATAAAACATTAGATATTACTCCAGTAGCTATTGCTGCTGGAGGAGTTTCATTTCATCATGGTTTAACTTGGCATGGTTCTGGTTTAAATAATTCTCAGAATCATAGAAGAGCAATAGTAGCTCACTGTGTTCCAGATGATGCTAAATTTCATCCAAGTAACTTTGGGGGAACTGGACGAATATATCGCAAGTATAAAATGAATAATACTGATGAGCTAAATGAAAGTTTTTTCCCAATCTTGTGGAAGAATTACAAGTAG
- the nudE gene encoding ADP compounds hydrolase NudE produces MRKKPKLKNIHTVAQSRIFNLESMDVEFSNGSTRVYERLVSRGNGAVLVIPMLNDDTVLMIYEYSGGTDRYELGLTKGKIDKGETPIEAAGRELKEEIGYGAKTLTFLKTITLAPGYQSSETHIVLAEDLYEEQADGDEPEPLEVVEHKLSDLEELTYKQDLTEARSILALYMVRDIIQSRKG; encoded by the coding sequence ATGCGAAAAAAACCAAAACTTAAAAATATACATACTGTTGCTCAGAGTCGCATTTTTAATCTTGAATCAATGGATGTTGAATTTTCAAATGGCTCTACTAGAGTTTATGAAAGGCTAGTTTCAAGGGGCAATGGCGCTGTTTTAGTAATTCCAATGCTAAATGATGATACTGTTTTAATGATATATGAATACTCTGGGGGTACTGATCGTTATGAATTAGGACTTACTAAAGGAAAGATTGATAAGGGCGAAACACCTATAGAGGCTGCTGGAAGAGAATTGAAAGAAGAGATTGGCTACGGTGCTAAAACATTAACCTTCCTAAAAACTATTACTCTTGCTCCTGGGTATCAATCAAGTGAAACTCATATTGTTCTTGCTGAAGACTTATATGAAGAGCAGGCAGATGGTGATGAGCCTGAACCACTTGAAGTTGTTGAGCACAAACTTTCTGATCTTGAAGAGCTCACTTATAAACAGGACCTTACTGAAGCTAGAAGCATACTTGCTTTGTATATGGTAAGAGATATTATTCAAAGCCGAAAAGGGTGA
- the yrfG gene encoding GMP/IMP nucleotidase, which yields MNWNKIESILLDLDGTLLDLNFDLHFWLEYIPKVYSEKHNISFQDAKKIIVSRIESQEGKLTWYCLDFWEENLELDIMKLKKDISYLIQVHKYVLDFLNAAKENKKQIFLVTNAHRKGIDLKMEASGLQSYFDKIISSHDFGSPKQDQKFWIELANTIDFDKDRSIFFDDSLDVLEAASKFRIKNIVAINKPSTKLDKKNIPGFINIENFSEVMTFNSITN from the coding sequence GTGAATTGGAATAAAATTGAATCTATCCTACTTGATTTGGATGGAACTCTCTTAGATTTAAATTTTGATCTTCATTTTTGGCTAGAATACATTCCAAAAGTCTACTCCGAAAAACATAATATTAGTTTTCAAGATGCAAAAAAAATAATAGTTTCAAGGATTGAGTCTCAAGAAGGCAAACTAACCTGGTATTGCCTAGACTTCTGGGAGGAGAATCTTGAACTCGATATTATGAAATTAAAAAAAGATATTTCATATCTTATTCAAGTTCATAAATATGTCTTAGATTTTTTAAATGCAGCTAAAGAAAACAAAAAACAAATCTTCTTAGTTACTAATGCTCATCGAAAAGGAATTGATTTAAAGATGGAGGCCTCTGGCCTTCAGAGCTACTTTGATAAAATTATTTCTTCACATGACTTTGGTTCTCCAAAACAAGATCAGAAATTTTGGATAGAGCTAGCTAATACTATTGATTTTGATAAAGATAGAAGTATATTTTTTGATGATTCACTTGATGTTCTTGAGGCTGCCTCTAAATTTAGGATTAAAAACATAGTTGCAATAAATAAACCCAGTACTAAACTAGATAAAAAGAATATCCCTGGATTTATAAATATTGAAAATTTCTCTGAGGTTATGACTTTTAATTCAATTACTAATTAA
- a CDS encoding pyrroline-5-carboxylate reductase dimerization domain-containing protein, whose amino-acid sequence MIQEKKVIGILGTGQLAQFIITGINKVNAPYNFILSPRSYDRTLKLKNLFDLEIAESNQDLLDKCEMVFICLPAKNSLLILSDLSFRKENTILSAMAGITREELLKITNSKFVHTSMMPGYANASNKGPSLLFPKDPEWQKFLSFLGPVFQCENEKEFNVAAVIGAVSGASFVLFETLSKWFADNNLSSKFSQKLLLETLRGNIDIALESDEDLSEIISKVSTPGGITETLVNQLDKQEALSSWKKGMDIILKNNILRK is encoded by the coding sequence ATGATTCAAGAAAAAAAGGTAATTGGAATACTAGGGACTGGCCAGCTTGCTCAATTTATTATCACTGGAATTAATAAGGTAAATGCTCCATATAATTTCATATTGTCACCAAGATCATATGACAGAACATTAAAATTAAAAAATCTATTTGATTTAGAGATTGCAGAAAGTAATCAGGATTTATTAGACAAGTGTGAGATGGTATTTATTTGCTTACCAGCAAAAAATTCACTTTTGATCTTAAGTGATCTAAGTTTTAGAAAAGAAAATACCATTTTGTCTGCTATGGCAGGAATTACTAGAGAAGAACTTCTTAAAATAACTAATTCTAAGTTTGTCCATACTTCAATGATGCCAGGTTATGCTAATGCATCTAATAAGGGCCCCAGTCTTTTGTTTCCTAAAGATCCTGAATGGCAAAAATTTTTATCTTTTTTAGGCCCTGTTTTTCAGTGTGAAAATGAAAAAGAATTTAATGTTGCAGCAGTTATTGGAGCAGTTTCAGGAGCTAGTTTCGTTCTTTTTGAAACCCTATCTAAATGGTTTGCAGATAATAATTTATCATCAAAATTTTCTCAAAAGCTTCTTTTAGAGACTCTTCGAGGTAATATTGATATTGCATTAGAAAGTGATGAGGATTTAAGTGAAATTATTAGTAAAGTTTCAACTCCTGGGGGTATTACTGAAACCTTGGTAAATCAATTAGATAAACAAGAGGCATTATCATCTTGGAAAAAAGGTATGGATATTATTCTAAAAAATAATATATTAAGAAAATAA
- a CDS encoding 6-phosphofructokinase has product MKNAFYAQSGGVTAVINASACAVIETARKYPDKISKVLAGENGIIGALTENLIDTSLESAADITALNHTPSGAFGSCRYKMKSLESNRREYERLIDVFKAHDIGYFFYNGGGDSADTCLKISQLSESMGFPIQAIHIPKTVDNDLPVTDNCPGFGSVAKYIAVSTLEASLDVASMAASSTKIFVLEVMGRHAGWIAAAGGLVDSTIPIVILFPEIEFNEKAFLAKVDKNVKDYGYCTIVVSEGTKWPNGKFLAEQETRDDFGHAQLGGAAPVVANIVKKSLGYKFHWAVADYLQRSARHLASNEDVKQAYALGKAAVEMAIEGKNAIMPAIIRTSNNPYEWEIGYGELKDIANVEKMMPENYISKDGFSITNECREYLLPLIEGENYPPYNNGLPEYVVLKKSKVNKKLPPFKI; this is encoded by the coding sequence ATGAAAAATGCTTTTTATGCTCAATCTGGAGGTGTAACTGCTGTAATAAATGCTTCAGCATGTGCTGTCATAGAAACAGCTCGAAAATATCCAGACAAAATTAGTAAAGTGTTAGCTGGTGAAAATGGAATTATAGGTGCTTTAACAGAAAATCTTATTGATACGTCTCTTGAATCTGCAGCAGATATAACTGCTTTAAATCACACTCCATCTGGTGCGTTTGGTTCTTGTCGATATAAAATGAAATCTCTAGAGTCAAATAGAAGGGAATATGAGCGTCTAATTGATGTTTTTAAAGCACATGATATTGGATATTTTTTTTATAATGGTGGTGGAGATTCAGCTGATACATGCTTAAAAATTTCTCAACTATCAGAAAGTATGGGGTTCCCAATTCAGGCAATACATATTCCTAAAACTGTAGATAATGACCTCCCAGTGACAGATAATTGTCCTGGATTTGGTTCTGTTGCAAAATATATTGCCGTATCGACTTTGGAGGCAAGTCTTGATGTTGCATCGATGGCTGCTTCATCTACTAAAATATTTGTTCTTGAGGTGATGGGACGCCATGCGGGATGGATTGCTGCAGCTGGAGGCCTTGTTGACTCAACTATTCCTATTGTTATTCTATTCCCTGAAATTGAATTTAACGAAAAAGCATTCCTTGCAAAGGTAGATAAAAATGTTAAGGATTATGGCTATTGTACTATTGTTGTGTCTGAGGGAACAAAATGGCCTAATGGAAAATTCTTAGCAGAACAAGAAACTAGAGATGATTTTGGTCATGCTCAACTTGGTGGAGCTGCACCTGTTGTTGCCAATATAGTTAAAAAATCTTTAGGTTATAAGTTTCATTGGGCTGTTGCTGACTATTTACAACGTTCTGCAAGACATCTAGCTTCTAATGAAGATGTTAAGCAAGCATACGCCCTTGGGAAGGCTGCTGTTGAAATGGCTATTGAAGGCAAGAATGCTATTATGCCAGCAATTATTAGAACTTCTAATAATCCATATGAATGGGAAATTGGTTATGGAGAATTAAAAGATATTGCAAATGTTGAAAAAATGATGCCTGAGAATTACATTTCAAAGGATGGTTTTTCAATTACAAATGAATGTCGTGAATATTTACTTCCACTTATTGAAGGTGAGAATTATCCACCGTATAATAATGGATTGCCTGAGTATGTTGTTTTAAAGAAATCAAAAGTAAATAAAAAATTACCGCCCTTTAAAATTTAG
- a CDS encoding NAD(P)-dependent oxidoreductase yields the protein MSTKKNVTFIGLGTMGYPMAGHLSKSGLFNVCVFNRSSEKSSKWADEYEGVIASSMKDAVKNADVVLTCTGRDEDMMEIVFSDEGMFQYLKKGSIFIDHTTTSFKLAQHLNESLKSKDIAFIDAPVSGGEAGAINGALSVMVGGDADILESCDSIIKTYSKSITLMGNSGSGQLAKMVNQICIAGILQGLSEGLLFAESENLDIDKLLSAISGGAAQSWQMVNRGSTMHKREFDFGFAIKWMVKDLGYCIDQAKGNKTNLSLTQDVYDRYVNLMDKGHTYSDTSALMMFEETNK from the coding sequence ATGAGTACTAAAAAAAATGTAACCTTTATTGGACTAGGAACAATGGGATACCCAATGGCTGGCCATTTATCTAAGTCAGGGCTTTTTAATGTTTGTGTTTTCAATCGTTCTTCAGAAAAATCCTCTAAATGGGCAGATGAGTATGAGGGAGTTATTGCAAGTTCAATGAAGGATGCTGTAAAAAATGCCGATGTAGTCCTTACTTGCACTGGAAGAGATGAAGACATGATGGAAATTGTTTTTTCTGATGAGGGTATGTTCCAATATCTTAAAAAAGGATCAATCTTTATTGATCATACTACTACATCTTTTAAATTAGCCCAGCATTTAAATGAATCCCTTAAATCTAAAGATATTGCTTTTATTGATGCTCCAGTGAGTGGAGGGGAGGCTGGAGCTATAAATGGTGCTTTAAGTGTTATGGTAGGAGGAGATGCTGATATCCTTGAATCATGTGACTCAATTATTAAGACCTATTCTAAGAGCATAACTTTAATGGGTAATTCTGGATCTGGTCAATTAGCAAAGATGGTAAACCAAATTTGCATTGCTGGCATATTGCAAGGTTTATCAGAAGGCCTTCTTTTTGCTGAATCTGAAAATCTTGATATAGATAAGCTACTTTCAGCTATATCTGGGGGAGCTGCACAATCATGGCAAATGGTTAATAGAGGTTCAACAATGCACAAAAGAGAGTTTGATTTTGGTTTTGCTATTAAGTGGATGGTAAAAGATCTGGGATATTGCATAGATCAAGCAAAGGGCAACAAAACTAATTTATCATTGACTCAAGACGTTTATGATAGATATGTTAATTTAATGGATAAAGGACATACTTATAGTGATACTTCTGCTCTAATGATGTTTGAAGAGACTAATAAATAA
- the leuB gene encoding 3-isopropylmalate dehydrogenase, protein MSKILILPGDGIGKEIVAQAIKVINSLNDNNDMGMSLEDGLIGGAAYDETGSPLPDETIKLAKNCDSILLGAVGGPKWESLERNLRPERGLLGIRSELDLFSNLRPAILYPQLANASSLKSEIVSGLDLMIVRELVGGIYFGKPRGVEIKDGERFGINSATYYESEIARIGHSAFQIAQKRGKHVCSVDKANVLEVCELWREVMEEVSKDYPDVTLSHLYVDNAAMQLVKDPKQFDVIVTSNLFGDVLSDCAAMLTGSIGMLPSASLNKNNYGMYEPIHGSAPDISGKDIANPLATILSVSMMLRYSLNQEELAKKIDIAVIKVLDKGYRTADIAFEGDKVVGTMEMGDLIVEALES, encoded by the coding sequence ATGTCAAAAATATTAATACTTCCTGGTGATGGGATTGGTAAGGAAATCGTTGCTCAGGCCATTAAGGTAATTAATTCATTGAATGATAATAATGATATGGGCATGAGTCTTGAAGATGGACTTATTGGGGGAGCTGCTTATGATGAAACTGGATCACCCTTACCTGATGAAACTATTAAGCTAGCTAAGAACTGCGACTCAATTTTATTAGGTGCCGTTGGAGGCCCAAAATGGGAGTCATTGGAGCGTAATTTACGACCAGAACGAGGACTTCTAGGTATAAGATCTGAGCTCGATTTATTTTCTAATTTAAGGCCAGCCATTCTTTATCCTCAGCTAGCAAATGCGTCAAGTCTTAAAAGTGAAATTGTATCAGGTTTAGATTTAATGATAGTCCGGGAGCTTGTTGGAGGTATTTATTTTGGTAAACCTAGAGGGGTTGAAATAAAAGATGGTGAGCGTTTTGGCATTAATTCTGCAACTTATTATGAATCAGAAATTGCCCGTATTGGACATTCGGCTTTTCAAATAGCTCAAAAAAGAGGAAAACATGTTTGTTCCGTTGATAAGGCTAACGTTCTTGAGGTTTGTGAACTTTGGAGAGAAGTTATGGAGGAGGTTTCAAAAGACTATCCTGATGTCACTCTGTCTCACTTGTACGTTGATAATGCAGCGATGCAACTAGTAAAAGATCCAAAGCAATTTGATGTTATTGTAACTAGTAATCTTTTTGGTGACGTATTATCTGATTGTGCAGCAATGCTAACTGGCTCAATTGGCATGTTGCCATCGGCCTCTTTAAACAAAAATAATTATGGAATGTATGAGCCTATTCATGGCTCAGCTCCAGATATTTCTGGCAAAGATATTGCAAATCCTTTAGCAACAATTCTATCAGTCTCCATGATGTTAAGATATTCACTGAATCAAGAAGAGTTAGCTAAAAAAATAGATATAGCAGTTATTAAAGTGCTTGATAAAGGATATAGAACAGCAGATATTGCCTTTGAGGGCGACAAGGTTGTTGGAACTATGGAAATGGGTGACTTGATAGTAGAGGCATTGGAGAGCTAG
- the cysS gene encoding cysteine--tRNA ligase: MLKIYNTLTNQKEVFKPIDPSKVGIYVCGMTVYDFCHMGHARVLVMFDVITRHLRRNFKDVKYIRNITDIDDKIISRAIENNEDIFSLTKRFIDAMHEDEIALGVISPDIEPKATDSIEQMINMIELLIKNRLAYQGKNGDVFYSVRKFKNYGKLSGKNLDDLESGARVDIESNKEDPLDFVLWKMAKPNEPKWPSPWGDGRPGWHIECSAMSTHFIDDHFDIHGGGMDLTFPHHENEIAQSEGATGCKFVNTWMHVGFVNINDEKMSKSLNNFFTIRDILGKYDGETLRYFLISSHYRSPLNFSSTNIDSAKSALKRLYTATRGLSDNVGINYVSNNNLDYEDRFNSALNDDFNTPIAISILFEIAKQINVERLNNLKKANALSQLLKKLANFLGILEYDADEYLKQGSELSENEILNKISKREQARLSKDFAMSDQVRDELLEFGIILEDTVDGTTWRRR; the protein is encoded by the coding sequence ATGCTAAAAATTTATAACACACTTACTAACCAGAAAGAAGTATTCAAACCCATTGATCCTAGTAAGGTTGGAATTTATGTATGTGGAATGACTGTTTATGATTTTTGTCATATGGGTCATGCCAGAGTATTGGTTATGTTTGATGTTATAACCAGACATCTTAGACGAAACTTTAAAGATGTTAAATATATAAGAAATATTACTGATATAGATGACAAGATAATTAGTAGAGCGATTGAAAATAACGAAGATATCTTTTCACTTACAAAGCGATTCATTGATGCCATGCATGAAGATGAAATTGCCCTTGGTGTTATTAGTCCAGATATTGAACCAAAAGCAACAGATTCAATAGAACAAATGATTAATATGATTGAACTACTTATAAAGAATAGGCTTGCTTACCAAGGCAAAAATGGTGATGTATTCTATTCTGTTAGAAAGTTTAAAAATTATGGCAAGCTATCAGGTAAAAATTTAGATGATTTAGAATCAGGTGCGCGTGTCGATATTGAAAGCAATAAAGAGGATCCTCTCGACTTTGTTTTATGGAAAATGGCTAAGCCTAATGAACCTAAATGGCCCTCTCCATGGGGAGATGGCAGACCTGGATGGCATATTGAATGCTCAGCAATGTCAACCCATTTTATAGATGATCATTTTGATATTCATGGTGGTGGAATGGATCTCACATTTCCTCATCATGAAAATGAGATAGCCCAGTCTGAAGGTGCTACTGGATGTAAATTTGTTAACACTTGGATGCATGTTGGCTTTGTAAATATTAATGATGAGAAAATGAGTAAATCTCTTAATAATTTTTTTACTATTCGTGATATTCTTGGAAAGTATGATGGTGAAACTCTTCGATATTTTTTAATTAGTAGTCATTACCGTTCTCCATTAAATTTTAGTAGTACTAATATTGATAGTGCAAAATCTGCTTTAAAAAGGCTTTATACAGCTACAAGAGGTCTTTCAGATAATGTTGGTATTAATTATGTTTCAAATAATAATTTGGATTATGAAGATAGATTTAACTCAGCGTTGAATGATGATTTTAATACTCCTATTGCGATAAGTATCTTATTCGAAATAGCTAAACAAATTAATGTTGAACGCTTAAATAATCTTAAAAAAGCCAATGCCTTATCCCAACTTCTGAAAAAATTAGCAAACTTTCTAGGTATTCTTGAATATGATGCTGATGAGTACTTAAAACAAGGATCAGAGTTATCAGAAAATGAAATCTTAAATAAGATCAGTAAAAGAGAACAAGCAAGATTATCAAAAGATTTTGCTATGTCAGATCAAGTACGAGATGAACTTCTGGAGTTTGGAATTATCCTTGAGGATACTGTAGATGGAACTACTTGGCGCAGAAGATAA